Proteins from a genomic interval of Desulfofustis limnaeus:
- a CDS encoding bifunctional sulfate adenylyltransferase/adenylylsulfate kinase, which yields MKSEDYSESLVVHFRRAEVLRQQALDLLAIDLNERQLFDLELLLNRGFYPLTGFMDQAVYESVVQRMCLSDGSVWPLPICLDVTEETARRLVPGQAVALNDQEGFLLALLTVSDIWTPDRREEARRVFGTDDPAVHPGVRQLLEGTNPCYVGGTVEGVSLPIHYDFLQLRLTPSETVRRFTMSGWRRVLGFHTEHYLHCAHREMVFDAARRVGAAVFLQPVVGLDHPGDVDFYTHIRCYQVFTSKFPPNMIMLGLSPFASRRAGPREALLQAIMRRNFGCTHFMVAEDHADPFARSNGEPTRLFYEKGAAQELVAQYAARTGIEMVPQQDYCFDEESGRYYPVQEAPSEAARVITSTELQQRMTGGETIPPWFVWPDMVTELQRAFPPRSKQGFTIFLTGLSGSGKSTIAKVLLVKFMELRERPVTLLDGDIVRKNLSSELSYSREHRNLNVTRIGFVASEITKNGGIAICAPIAPYEESRQANRALISRYGGYVEVHVSTPLEVCEQRDRKGLYAKARAGKIQGVTGITDPYIPPSQPELCIDTSTITPLEAAQEIILHLQQQGYLA from the coding sequence ATGAAAAGCGAAGACTATTCCGAATCACTGGTGGTGCATTTCCGCCGGGCCGAGGTGCTTCGGCAGCAGGCGCTCGATCTGCTGGCCATCGACCTCAACGAGCGGCAGCTGTTCGATCTGGAGCTGCTGCTCAACCGCGGTTTCTATCCCCTGACCGGTTTCATGGACCAGGCCGTTTACGAGTCGGTGGTGCAGCGGATGTGCCTCTCCGACGGCAGCGTCTGGCCGTTGCCGATCTGTCTCGATGTCACGGAAGAGACGGCCCGGCGGCTGGTCCCCGGACAGGCGGTGGCCCTCAATGACCAAGAAGGGTTCCTGCTGGCCCTGCTGACCGTCTCGGATATCTGGACGCCTGATCGGCGTGAGGAGGCGCGGCGGGTCTTCGGCACCGACGATCCGGCCGTGCACCCCGGTGTCAGGCAGTTGCTGGAGGGCACCAACCCCTGCTACGTGGGGGGGACGGTGGAAGGGGTCAGCCTGCCGATTCACTACGATTTCCTGCAGCTGCGCCTGACACCTTCGGAGACCGTGCGACGCTTCACCATGAGTGGTTGGCGCCGGGTGCTTGGTTTCCATACCGAACATTACCTGCACTGTGCCCATCGGGAGATGGTCTTTGATGCGGCCCGCCGGGTGGGGGCGGCCGTCTTCCTGCAGCCGGTGGTGGGGCTTGATCATCCCGGTGACGTGGATTTCTATACCCATATCCGGTGCTATCAGGTGTTCACCAGCAAATTTCCGCCCAACATGATCATGCTCGGGCTCTCCCCGTTCGCCTCCCGCCGGGCCGGTCCGCGGGAGGCGCTGCTGCAGGCGATCATGCGGCGCAACTTCGGCTGCACCCACTTCATGGTGGCCGAGGACCATGCCGATCCGTTTGCCAGGAGCAACGGGGAGCCGACCCGGCTCTTCTATGAGAAGGGGGCGGCTCAGGAACTGGTGGCCCAGTATGCCGCCAGGACCGGAATCGAGATGGTGCCGCAACAGGATTATTGCTTTGATGAAGAGAGCGGCCGCTATTACCCGGTGCAAGAGGCCCCTTCGGAGGCGGCCCGGGTCATCACCTCAACGGAGTTGCAGCAGCGGATGACCGGGGGCGAGACGATCCCCCCCTGGTTCGTCTGGCCGGACATGGTGACTGAGTTGCAGCGGGCCTTCCCGCCCCGGTCGAAACAGGGGTTCACCATCTTCTTGACCGGTCTGTCGGGGTCCGGGAAATCGACGATCGCCAAGGTGTTGCTGGTCAAGTTCATGGAGCTCAGGGAGCGGCCGGTGACGCTGCTCGATGGCGACATCGTGCGCAAGAATCTCTCGTCGGAGCTGTCGTATTCACGCGAACACCGAAACCTCAACGTGACCCGTATCGGCTTCGTGGCCAGTGAGATAACCAAGAACGGCGGCATTGCCATCTGTGCGCCGATCGCGCCCTACGAGGAATCGAGACAGGCCAACCGGGCGCTCATCTCACGCTACGGCGGCTATGTCGAAGTGCATGTCTCCACGCCGCTCGAGGTGTGCGAGCAGCGTGATCGCAAGGGGTTGTATGCCAAGGCCCGGGCCGGCAAGATCCAGGGCGTCACCGGCATTACCGACCCGTACATTCCGCCGTCCCAGCCCGAACTGTGCATCGACACCTCGACCATCACCCCGTTGGAGGCCGCCCAGGAGATTATCCTTCATCTGCAGCAGCAGGGGTACCTGGCGTAA